From the Kitasatospora viridis genome, one window contains:
- a CDS encoding VIT1/CCC1 transporter family protein gives MDETVTGDQRHPEAHGAGLSTRLNWLRAGVLGANDGIVSTAGLVVGVAGATDSHTALLASGLAGLLAGALSMASGEYVSVSTQRDSEQAALAQERRELAEEPAYELAELTGLLEQRGIAAGLAREVAEQLTARDALAAHARVELGIDPEQIVNPWHAAWASCVSFTVGALLPLLAIVLPPVSLRVPVTVVAVLCALVLTGWAGARLGGSPVGRSVLRNVAGGGLAMAVTYLAGSLLGAAGV, from the coding sequence GTGGACGAGACGGTGACGGGTGATCAGCGGCATCCGGAGGCGCACGGCGCCGGACTGAGCACCCGCCTCAACTGGCTGCGCGCCGGGGTGCTCGGGGCGAACGACGGCATCGTCTCCACCGCCGGGCTGGTGGTCGGGGTGGCCGGGGCGACCGACTCGCACACCGCGTTGCTCGCCTCCGGGTTGGCCGGGCTGCTGGCGGGGGCGCTGTCGATGGCCTCCGGGGAGTACGTCTCGGTGAGCACCCAGCGGGACTCGGAGCAGGCCGCGCTGGCGCAGGAGCGGCGGGAGCTGGCCGAGGAGCCCGCCTACGAGTTGGCCGAGCTGACCGGCCTCCTGGAGCAGCGCGGGATCGCGGCCGGCCTGGCCCGGGAGGTGGCCGAGCAGCTCACCGCGCGGGACGCGCTGGCCGCGCACGCCCGGGTGGAGCTGGGCATCGATCCCGAACAGATCGTCAATCCCTGGCACGCCGCCTGGGCCAGCTGCGTCTCCTTCACCGTCGGCGCGCTGCTGCCGCTGCTGGCGATCGTGCTGCCGCCGGTCTCGCTGCGGGTGCCGGTCACCGTGGTGGCGGTGCTCTGCGCCCTGGTGCTCACCGGCTGGGCGGGGGCCCGGCTCGGCGGTTCGCCGGTGGGCCGCTCGGTGCTGCGCAACGTGGCGGGCGGCGGGCTGGCGATGGCGGTCACCTACCTGGCGGGCTCGCTGCTGGGCGCGGCCGGCGTCTGA
- a CDS encoding GNAT family N-acetyltransferase: MATPLIRPARPAEAAGLTELVLRSKAHWGYDQAFMDACRAELTLAPEQLTADRALVAERADGVPVGFALLGGSAPEGELDMLFVDPAAIGTGVGGRLYRALLELARAEGFERLSLDADPYAVGFYAAMGARPDGESPSASIPGRVLPRFAIELG; the protein is encoded by the coding sequence ATGGCCACCCCGCTGATCCGTCCCGCCCGCCCCGCCGAGGCCGCCGGGCTCACCGAACTGGTGCTGCGCTCCAAGGCGCACTGGGGTTACGACCAGGCGTTCATGGACGCCTGCCGCGCCGAGCTCACCCTCGCCCCCGAGCAACTGACGGCCGACCGCGCGCTGGTCGCCGAGCGGGCGGACGGGGTGCCGGTGGGCTTCGCCCTGCTCGGCGGCAGCGCGCCCGAGGGCGAGTTGGACATGCTCTTCGTCGACCCGGCGGCGATCGGCACCGGCGTCGGCGGCCGGCTGTACCGCGCGCTGCTGGAGCTGGCCCGCGCCGAGGGCTTCGAACGGCTGTCGCTGGACGCCGACCCGTACGCCGTCGGGTTCTACGCGGCGATGGGCGCCCGGCCGGACGGCGAGAGCCCCTCGGCTTCGATCCCGGGACGGGTGCTGCCGCGGTTCGCGATCGAGCTGGGGTGA
- the malQ gene encoding 4-alpha-glucanotransferase: MAAYLDRSDEHHDEASGSGGGGADPDSPDAPSPGLAALAHCHGVDTAYDPGDGEPVRVGAATLIAVLAALGVDAGTPGAVERSLAEHRAARAARLLPPCLVVRAGRRTALDVAPAARLTVELEDGGEWRLTPGRSHWLPDDLPLGRHRLRLELADRTETAALVVAPERLAALSGRGWGFLAQLYSVLSGRSWGMGDLGDLAELAQWSGAALGADFVQLNPLHAALPGTPSDPSPYRPSTRRFADPVHLRIEAVPEFALAAPADRAALDELARQAVRLRAEVLEHDGLIDRDAVWALKREALELLHAVPRGPGREAAYRAFARREGDWLEQYATWCALAERHGPDWPHWPAGLRRPGNPQVAAARAELTDRVEFHRWLAWQLDEQLGRAQRAATDAGMAIGLVQDLAVGVHPGGADAWVLQDQLATGISVGAPPDAFNAHGQDWGLPPWRPDALAAAGYAPLAELLRAAARHAGALRIDHVMGLFRLWWIPQGRPATEGTYVRYDAEAMLGVLALEAHRAGTAVIGEDLGTVEPGVREELTARGVLGTSVLWFERDWTGAEGAKGAPLAPRHWRTGCLATLTTHDLPSTAARLNGEQVTLRHQLGLLARPLAEERRAAAEELADWRSELHRLGLLPADAELDQAALYRFLLATPAQLLGVWLPDTVGDPRPQNLPGTWDQYPNWRLPVADPGGRPVTLEQLAAAPGPHAVAGQLTAALAGPGRPTPPRAPR, encoded by the coding sequence TTGGCCGCATACCTCGACCGTTCCGACGAGCACCATGACGAAGCCTCAGGATCGGGCGGGGGTGGTGCCGATCCGGACTCACCGGACGCGCCGAGCCCCGGGCTCGCCGCCCTGGCGCACTGCCACGGCGTCGACACCGCCTACGACCCGGGCGACGGCGAACCGGTCCGGGTCGGCGCCGCCACCCTGATCGCCGTGCTCGCCGCCCTCGGGGTGGACGCGGGCACGCCCGGGGCCGTGGAGCGCTCGCTCGCCGAGCACCGGGCCGCCCGCGCCGCCCGGCTGCTGCCACCCTGCCTGGTGGTCCGGGCCGGCCGGCGCACCGCGCTGGACGTCGCGCCCGCCGCCCGGCTGACCGTGGAGCTGGAGGACGGCGGCGAGTGGCGGCTGACACCCGGCCGGTCCCACTGGCTCCCTGACGACCTGCCACTCGGCCGCCACCGGCTGCGCCTGGAACTCGCCGACCGCACCGAGACCGCCGCCCTGGTGGTCGCGCCCGAGCGGCTGGCCGCGCTGTCCGGGCGCGGCTGGGGCTTCCTGGCCCAGCTCTACTCGGTGCTCTCCGGGCGCTCCTGGGGCATGGGCGACCTCGGCGACCTGGCCGAACTCGCCCAGTGGTCCGGCGCCGCGCTCGGCGCCGACTTCGTCCAGCTCAACCCGCTGCACGCGGCGCTGCCCGGGACGCCCTCCGACCCCTCCCCGTACCGCCCCTCCACCCGGCGGTTCGCCGACCCGGTGCACCTGCGGATCGAGGCCGTGCCCGAGTTCGCCCTCGCCGCCCCCGCCGACCGGGCGGCACTGGACGAACTGGCCCGGCAGGCCGTCCGGCTGCGCGCCGAGGTGCTGGAGCACGACGGGCTGATCGACCGCGACGCGGTCTGGGCGCTCAAGCGCGAGGCCCTGGAACTGCTGCACGCCGTCCCGCGCGGCCCCGGCCGGGAGGCCGCCTACCGGGCCTTCGCCCGGCGCGAGGGCGACTGGCTGGAGCAGTACGCCACCTGGTGCGCGCTGGCCGAACGGCACGGCCCCGACTGGCCGCACTGGCCGGCCGGCCTGCGCCGCCCCGGCAACCCCCAGGTGGCCGCCGCCCGGGCCGAACTGACCGACCGGGTGGAGTTCCACCGCTGGCTCGCCTGGCAGCTCGACGAGCAGCTCGGCCGGGCCCAGCGGGCCGCCACCGACGCCGGGATGGCGATCGGCCTGGTCCAGGACCTGGCGGTCGGCGTGCACCCCGGCGGGGCCGACGCCTGGGTGCTGCAGGACCAGCTGGCCACCGGCATCTCGGTCGGCGCCCCGCCGGACGCCTTCAACGCGCACGGCCAGGACTGGGGCCTGCCGCCCTGGCGGCCCGACGCGCTGGCCGCCGCCGGCTACGCGCCGCTCGCCGAACTGCTGCGGGCCGCCGCCCGGCACGCCGGCGCGCTGCGGATCGACCACGTGATGGGGCTGTTCCGGCTCTGGTGGATCCCGCAGGGCCGGCCCGCCACCGAGGGCACCTACGTGCGCTACGACGCCGAGGCGATGCTCGGAGTGCTCGCCCTGGAGGCGCACCGGGCCGGCACCGCGGTGATCGGCGAGGACCTCGGCACCGTCGAACCCGGCGTGCGCGAGGAGCTGACGGCGCGCGGCGTGCTCGGCACCTCGGTGCTCTGGTTCGAACGCGACTGGACCGGGGCCGAGGGCGCCAAGGGCGCACCGCTCGCCCCCCGGCACTGGCGCACCGGCTGCCTCGCCACCCTGACCACCCATGACCTGCCGAGCACCGCCGCCCGGCTGAACGGCGAACAGGTGACCCTGCGTCACCAGCTGGGACTGCTGGCCCGCCCGCTGGCCGAGGAGCGCCGGGCGGCCGCCGAGGAGCTGGCCGACTGGCGGAGCGAACTGCACCGGCTGGGCCTGCTGCCAGCGGACGCCGAGCTGGACCAGGCCGCGCTCTACCGGTTCCTGCTCGCCACCCCCGCCCAACTGCTCGGCGTCTGGCTGCCCGACACGGTCGGCGACCCCCGCCCGCAGAACCTCCCCGGCACCTGGGACCAGTACCCCAACTGGCGCCTGCCGGTGGCCGACCCGGGCGGGCGCCCGGTCACCCTGGAACAGCTGGCCGCCGCCCCCGGCCCGCACGCCGTGGCCGGCCAGCTGACCGCCGCCCTGGCCGGACCCGGAAGGCCGACCCCGCCGCGCGCCCCCCGATAA
- a CDS encoding beta-N-acetylglucosaminidase domain-containing protein, giving the protein MQTRVSAAAGRRLRQQLEASPALREVLHHPAVEVTRRATARTARLVAPRAADRLIADLKGTEPLLDEVRAERLGAPEPTGPTVSGTGSATALSPRRAGLRMAATLSAAAVIGSLVATVPTAAVAAPAPAASAEQLPPGARTPLGSLTDPQIYPRPQRLRAGGKPVTVPAEVTLVIGANPDAAALDAVRQVLLEAGATSIVTPENPTPAPGALLVYVGAPGPGGRPDPVAAKPLQALGADSPAGLPDGGYVLATGQLPVAGGSYGAVVLSGVDATGAFYAAQSLRQLLSTVPAGAGQAVAGQAAAGYGFPGVTVRDWPSGAPVRGTAESFYGTPWSSEQRLAMLDFLGRTKQNFFLYSPGDDPYRQEQWRTPYPDDQLADLRALADRAADNHVTLGYAVAPSQNFCFSSAGDVDALVAKLDALRQLGFGAFQLQFDDVSYDEWHCSADRSTFGKGPAAAAKAQARLAAAVQTRLIDAHPELAALSVVPTEFHQQGATPYRTALAAALPKSVQVAWSGVGVIPGSITAAQTTQTGALFGHPLVTMDNYPVNDSTPDRLYLGPYTGRDPEVAARSAVLLTAGMRQAAASEPALATAADYAWNPTGYQSDASWQHALRDLAAEAAPQGAADAGPALAAISALAGNSTSSPLSSTESGYLTPLIAAFWAALQPSGGSPDLTKLQQAADPLRAAFATMAGAPDALRGTDSGAGAGIGGSTLLAETGPWLNRLSTYGRAGETALDMLLAQHKGDGPAAWQARVTLRQLRDQLAAAGPVTVGAGVLGPFLDRALQAADSWSGVSAGAVSPTTTMGSANGHGPTLMTDASPDTFYWSSAPPQPGDSIGVDLGDGRPVGSVTVVMGGSDGAALPGSDEAAAADDILDDGVLEYSTGTGGWQQLAVVHQQRTVTAQLPAGAVVRAIRLRATKTQQTAVAVRDFKVSAPDAGKPEVSGGPAPAPGSSAGSVLDGDPDTAYRAAAAPTAQDAPMTVELGSVRPLDRLTVLTDPTVHATATVELRRPDGSWAQLGTLHPGYNELPAGGQPTGAVRLTWQPGGDAPVVNQIVPWYADTPVARFSLTDPQLDVVAGAAAPAATQAVVDAVRPDGATGEVRAAAPAGVAGIAVSPAPAQGQPGSPVSVPRGGRAGVAVQVSAAAGTPSGVYQVPVDYVSGQVTLHQVLQVHVVPPTGGPDLAPTATASSSGDESPKFPASAVNDGDPTTRWSSQPADNAWVQLKLPQATHLGEAVLHWQAAYAASYQLQTSTDGVTWTTVATVANGHGGTETVRFDAPGAVYLRMQGVSRATKYGYSLYGIELYAATDPTPAVPVPPGVPPVGVPVPTPTPSGIPGPLPSASAPAAGPGQSPAPAPSGPAPAPTGGVPAPSAAPSPSRSGAAPAAGQ; this is encoded by the coding sequence GTGCAGACGCGTGTGTCGGCAGCCGCCGGGAGGCGGTTGCGGCAGCAGCTCGAAGCAAGTCCCGCGCTGCGCGAGGTCCTGCACCATCCCGCCGTCGAAGTCACCAGAAGGGCCACCGCCCGCACCGCCCGGCTGGTCGCGCCGCGCGCCGCGGACCGGCTGATCGCCGACCTCAAGGGCACCGAGCCGCTGCTCGACGAGGTGCGCGCCGAGCGCCTGGGCGCGCCGGAGCCGACCGGACCCACCGTCAGCGGCACCGGCAGCGCCACCGCCCTGTCCCCGCGCCGGGCCGGGCTGCGGATGGCCGCCACGCTCTCCGCCGCCGCCGTGATCGGCTCGCTGGTCGCCACCGTGCCGACCGCCGCGGTGGCCGCGCCCGCGCCCGCCGCCAGCGCCGAGCAGTTGCCGCCCGGCGCCCGCACCCCCCTGGGTTCGCTGACGGACCCGCAGATCTACCCCCGGCCGCAGCGGTTGCGGGCCGGCGGCAAGCCGGTCACCGTGCCCGCCGAGGTCACCCTGGTGATCGGCGCGAACCCGGACGCGGCCGCGCTCGACGCCGTCCGCCAGGTGCTCCTGGAGGCCGGCGCGACCAGCATCGTCACCCCCGAGAACCCGACCCCCGCGCCCGGCGCGCTGCTGGTCTACGTCGGCGCCCCCGGCCCGGGCGGCCGGCCCGACCCGGTCGCCGCCAAGCCGCTGCAGGCGCTCGGCGCCGACAGCCCGGCCGGACTCCCGGACGGCGGCTACGTGCTGGCGACCGGTCAGCTGCCGGTGGCCGGCGGCAGCTACGGCGCCGTGGTGCTCTCCGGCGTGGACGCCACCGGCGCCTTCTACGCCGCGCAGAGCCTGCGCCAGCTGCTCTCGACGGTGCCCGCGGGGGCGGGGCAGGCGGTGGCCGGGCAAGCCGCGGCCGGCTACGGCTTCCCGGGCGTGACGGTGCGTGACTGGCCGAGCGGCGCCCCCGTGCGCGGCACCGCGGAGTCCTTCTACGGCACGCCCTGGAGCAGCGAACAGCGCCTGGCCATGCTGGACTTCCTCGGCCGCACCAAGCAGAACTTCTTCCTCTACTCCCCCGGCGACGACCCGTACCGGCAGGAGCAGTGGCGCACCCCCTACCCCGACGACCAGCTCGCCGACCTGCGCGCGCTGGCCGATCGGGCCGCCGACAACCACGTGACCCTCGGCTACGCCGTCGCGCCCAGCCAGAACTTCTGCTTCAGCTCCGCCGGCGACGTCGACGCCCTGGTGGCCAAGCTGGACGCGCTGCGCCAGCTCGGCTTCGGCGCCTTCCAACTGCAGTTCGACGACGTCAGCTACGACGAGTGGCACTGCTCCGCCGACCGGAGCACCTTCGGCAAGGGCCCGGCCGCCGCCGCCAAGGCCCAGGCCCGGCTGGCCGCCGCCGTGCAGACCCGGCTGATCGACGCGCACCCGGAGCTGGCCGCGCTCTCGGTGGTGCCCACCGAGTTCCACCAGCAGGGCGCCACGCCCTACCGGACCGCGCTGGCCGCCGCGCTGCCCAAGTCGGTGCAGGTGGCCTGGAGCGGGGTCGGGGTGATCCCGGGCAGCATCACCGCCGCGCAGACCACCCAGACCGGCGCGCTCTTCGGGCACCCGCTGGTCACCATGGACAACTACCCGGTCAACGACTCCACCCCGGACCGGCTCTACCTGGGCCCGTACACCGGCCGCGACCCGGAGGTGGCGGCCCGCTCGGCGGTGCTGCTGACCGCCGGGATGCGCCAGGCCGCCGCCTCCGAGCCGGCCCTGGCCACCGCCGCCGACTACGCCTGGAACCCCACCGGCTACCAGTCCGACGCCTCCTGGCAGCACGCCCTGCGCGACCTGGCCGCCGAGGCCGCCCCGCAGGGGGCCGCCGACGCCGGCCCGGCGCTGGCCGCGATCAGCGCGCTGGCCGGCAACAGCACCTCCTCGCCGCTGTCCAGCACCGAGTCCGGCTACCTGACCCCGCTGATCGCCGCGTTCTGGGCCGCCCTGCAACCGAGCGGCGGCTCGCCCGACCTGACGAAGCTGCAGCAGGCCGCCGACCCGCTGCGGGCCGCCTTCGCCACCATGGCCGGCGCCCCCGACGCGCTGCGCGGCACCGACAGCGGCGCCGGCGCCGGCATCGGCGGCTCCACCCTGCTGGCCGAGACCGGCCCCTGGCTGAACCGGCTGAGCACCTACGGCCGGGCCGGCGAGACCGCGCTGGACATGCTGCTGGCCCAGCACAAGGGCGACGGCCCGGCCGCCTGGCAGGCCCGGGTGACGCTGCGCCAGCTGCGCGACCAGCTGGCCGCGGCCGGCCCGGTGACGGTCGGCGCCGGGGTGCTCGGCCCGTTCCTGGACCGGGCGCTGCAGGCCGCCGACAGCTGGTCCGGGGTGAGCGCGGGCGCCGTCTCGCCGACCACCACGATGGGCAGCGCCAACGGCCACGGCCCGACGCTGATGACCGACGCCTCGCCGGACACCTTCTACTGGAGCTCCGCCCCGCCGCAGCCCGGCGACTCGATCGGCGTGGACCTGGGCGACGGGCGACCGGTCGGCTCGGTGACCGTGGTGATGGGCGGCTCCGACGGCGCCGCGCTGCCCGGCAGCGACGAGGCCGCGGCCGCCGACGACATCCTGGACGACGGGGTGCTGGAGTACTCCACCGGCACCGGCGGCTGGCAGCAGCTGGCCGTCGTGCACCAGCAGCGGACCGTCACCGCCCAGCTGCCGGCCGGCGCGGTGGTCCGGGCGATCCGGCTGCGCGCCACCAAGACCCAGCAGACCGCCGTCGCCGTGCGCGACTTCAAGGTCAGCGCGCCGGACGCCGGCAAGCCGGAGGTCTCCGGCGGGCCGGCCCCGGCCCCCGGCTCCTCGGCCGGCTCGGTGCTGGACGGCGACCCGGACACCGCCTACCGGGCGGCCGCCGCGCCGACCGCGCAGGACGCCCCGATGACCGTGGAACTGGGCTCGGTGCGGCCGCTGGACCGGCTGACCGTGCTGACCGACCCGACCGTGCACGCCACCGCGACCGTCGAACTGCGCCGCCCCGACGGCAGCTGGGCGCAGCTCGGCACCCTGCACCCGGGCTACAACGAGCTGCCGGCCGGCGGCCAGCCGACCGGCGCGGTGCGGCTGACCTGGCAGCCGGGCGGCGACGCGCCGGTGGTCAACCAGATCGTGCCCTGGTACGCGGACACCCCGGTGGCCCGGTTCTCGCTGACCGACCCTCAGCTGGACGTGGTGGCGGGCGCCGCCGCACCGGCCGCCACCCAGGCGGTGGTGGACGCGGTGCGCCCCGACGGCGCGACCGGCGAGGTGCGCGCCGCCGCGCCCGCCGGGGTGGCCGGCATCGCCGTCTCCCCCGCGCCCGCGCAGGGCCAGCCGGGCTCCCCGGTGAGCGTGCCGCGCGGCGGGCGGGCCGGGGTCGCGGTGCAGGTGAGCGCGGCGGCCGGGACCCCGTCGGGGGTCTACCAGGTGCCGGTGGACTACGTCAGCGGGCAGGTGACGCTGCACCAGGTGCTCCAGGTGCACGTGGTGCCGCCGACCGGCGGGCCGGACCTGGCGCCGACCGCGACCGCGAGCTCCTCCGGCGACGAGTCGCCCAAGTTCCCGGCCTCGGCGGTGAACGACGGCGACCCGACCACCCGCTGGTCCTCGCAGCCGGCGGACAACGCCTGGGTGCAGCTGAAGCTGCCGCAGGCGACCCACCTCGGCGAGGCGGTGCTGCACTGGCAGGCCGCCTACGCCGCCTCCTACCAGCTGCAGACCTCGACCGACGGGGTGACCTGGACCACGGTGGCCACGGTGGCCAACGGCCACGGCGGCACCGAGACGGTGCGGTTCGACGCGCCGGGCGCGGTCTACCTGCGGATGCAGGGCGTCAGCCGGGCCACCAAGTACGGGTACTCGCTGTACGGGATCGAGCTGTACGCGGCCACCGACCCGACGCCGGCCGTGCCCGTCCCGCCGGGCGTGCCGCCGGTGGGCGTGCCGGTGCCCACCCCCACCCCGAGCGGGATACCGGGCCCGCTGCCCAGCGCGAGCGCGCCGGCCGCCGGACCGGGCCAGTCGCCGGCGCCCGCGCCGAGCGGTCCGGCCCCGGCCCCGACGGGTGGAGTGCCCGCCCCCTCGGCGGCCCCCTCGCCGAGCCGCTCGGGCGCGGCCCCGGCGGCGGGTCAGTAG
- a CDS encoding HNH endonuclease produces the protein MPHVLVLNASYEPLGVVSMRRALILVLNHKAVSLEDSGVTMHSATSAVTAPSVVRLTRFVRVPFCGPVPLTRRALFARDHGRCVYCGAAATSVDHVIPRSRGGQHRWDNVVAACRRCNHVKADRHLTELGWRMKRPPAPPSGLAWRIIGTGIKDPRWRPYLEPYGGTDQFRDFEHHDHTGEAGASVPLGRSRPVHRGEPEPLTA, from the coding sequence GTGCCGCATGTCCTGGTCCTCAACGCGTCCTACGAGCCACTCGGCGTCGTATCGATGCGCCGCGCCCTCATCCTCGTCCTCAACCACAAGGCGGTCAGCCTGGAGGACTCGGGTGTCACTATGCACAGCGCCACCAGCGCCGTTACGGCGCCCTCCGTGGTCCGGCTCACCCGGTTCGTCCGGGTGCCGTTCTGCGGACCAGTACCGCTCACCCGCCGCGCCCTGTTCGCCCGTGACCACGGGCGTTGCGTGTATTGCGGGGCCGCCGCGACCAGCGTCGACCACGTGATCCCGCGCAGTCGCGGCGGACAGCACCGCTGGGACAACGTGGTGGCGGCCTGCCGCCGCTGCAACCACGTGAAGGCCGACCGCCACCTCACCGAACTCGGGTGGCGGATGAAGCGACCTCCGGCCCCGCCCAGCGGGCTCGCCTGGCGCATCATCGGAACCGGGATCAAGGACCCGCGCTGGCGGCCCTACCTGGAGCCGTACGGCGGCACGGACCAGTTCCGTGACTTCGAGCACCACGACCATACCGGCGAGGCGGGCGCGTCCGTTCCGCTGGGCAGGTCGCGCCCCGTCCACCGCGGTGAGCCGGAGCCGCTCACCGCCTGA
- a CDS encoding mechanosensitive ion channel family protein, translating into MTDVTTSTREAAGWLDANWQSWVDGILRIVVVVLLALVLRAVVRKLIDQLIHRMAREAEHSDSETSSRLGGLLVNTERRMQRSAAIGSVLRSVASFSIMGTASLMVLSQIGVDLAPLLASAGVAGVALGFGARNLVTDFLSGVFMIMEDQYGVGDEIDMGVATGTVLEVGLRVTKLRGADGEIWYIRNGEVKRIANMSQGWSTATVDVQVGYREDLDRVEELILATAEAFAKEAPWDELLWEPVSVLGVESVTADTVVVRVQAKTMPSKAQLVARALRGRLKAAFDGAGIKLKEEAGVVAAAKAAAAVADAQAPSSLADPSSARSLASRPIPPPSPEEQQAFSKLP; encoded by the coding sequence GTGACCGACGTCACCACCAGCACTCGGGAGGCGGCCGGCTGGCTGGACGCCAACTGGCAGTCCTGGGTCGACGGGATCCTGCGGATCGTCGTCGTGGTGCTGCTCGCGCTGGTGCTGCGCGCGGTGGTGCGCAAACTGATCGACCAGTTGATCCACCGGATGGCCCGGGAGGCCGAGCACTCCGACAGCGAGACCAGCAGCCGGCTGGGCGGGCTGCTGGTGAACACCGAGCGGCGGATGCAGCGCTCGGCGGCGATCGGCTCGGTGCTGCGCAGCGTCGCGTCGTTCAGCATCATGGGCACCGCCTCGCTGATGGTGCTCTCGCAGATAGGCGTGGACCTGGCCCCGCTGCTGGCCAGCGCCGGGGTGGCCGGCGTGGCGCTCGGTTTCGGCGCCCGCAACCTGGTCACCGACTTCCTCTCCGGGGTCTTCATGATCATGGAGGACCAGTACGGCGTCGGGGACGAGATCGACATGGGCGTGGCCACCGGCACCGTGCTGGAGGTCGGCCTGCGGGTCACCAAGCTGCGCGGCGCGGACGGCGAGATCTGGTACATCCGCAACGGCGAGGTGAAGCGGATCGCCAACATGAGCCAGGGCTGGTCGACCGCCACGGTGGACGTGCAGGTCGGCTACCGGGAGGACCTGGACCGGGTGGAGGAGCTGATCCTGGCCACCGCCGAGGCCTTCGCCAAGGAGGCGCCCTGGGACGAACTGCTCTGGGAGCCGGTCTCGGTGCTCGGCGTGGAGTCGGTGACCGCGGACACCGTGGTGGTGCGGGTGCAGGCGAAGACCATGCCGAGCAAGGCCCAGCTGGTCGCCCGGGCGCTGCGCGGACGGTTGAAGGCGGCCTTCGACGGGGCCGGGATCAAGCTGAAGGAGGAGGCCGGGGTGGTGGCCGCCGCCAAGGCCGCGGCCGCCGTCGCCGACGCCCAGGCGCCGTCCTCGCTGGCCGACCCGTCCTCGGCGCGCTCGCTGGCGAGCCGGCCGATCCCGCCGCCCTCGCCGGAGGAGCAGCAGGCCTTCAGCAAGCTGCCCTGA
- a CDS encoding ROK family transcriptional regulator has protein sequence MTDTPTPAPRPGTPSRLRAINDRAALDLLLAHGPLSRTRIGALTGLSKPTASQLLARLETAGLVVPVGTTAGGPGPNAQLYEVNPAAAYVAGLDVTTSQIRFAVADVTGRTLAEHLRPTPGRPGSDPVEEVAAGLARTLELAGLTPGALTGVTIGTPGALDPHSQELRYAAHLTGWHGPDLLGRLAEAAGTPVAMENDVNLAAVAEQALGSARGSSDFVLLWAEEGIGAAIVLGGRLHRGHTGGAGEVGYMPVPGAPLVRHVRRENSGGFQQLAGAAGVLALARQHGLSARSAETAIGRALDTPGPGDAFLAELAHRLATGLAAIVAVIDPELVVLSGGIPNAGGRRLRDLVQDELTGLAVPRPRLLSSTVPGSPVLHGALQHALGTAREQVFTTD, from the coding sequence GTGACCGACACCCCCACCCCCGCGCCCCGGCCCGGCACCCCCAGCCGGCTGCGCGCCATCAACGACCGTGCCGCACTGGACCTGCTGCTCGCCCACGGCCCGCTCTCCCGCACCCGGATCGGCGCCCTCACCGGCCTGTCCAAGCCCACCGCCTCCCAGCTGCTGGCCCGGCTGGAGACCGCGGGGCTGGTCGTCCCGGTCGGCACCACGGCCGGCGGCCCCGGCCCGAACGCCCAGCTCTACGAGGTGAACCCGGCCGCCGCGTACGTCGCCGGACTCGACGTGACGACCAGTCAGATCCGCTTCGCGGTCGCCGACGTCACCGGCCGCACGCTGGCCGAGCACCTGCGGCCCACCCCGGGCCGACCGGGCAGCGACCCCGTCGAGGAGGTCGCCGCGGGCCTGGCCCGCACCCTCGAACTGGCCGGCCTGACCCCCGGCGCGCTGACCGGCGTCACCATCGGCACCCCCGGCGCGCTCGACCCGCACAGCCAAGAGCTGCGCTACGCCGCCCACCTGACCGGCTGGCACGGCCCCGACCTGCTCGGCCGGCTGGCCGAGGCCGCGGGCACCCCGGTCGCGATGGAGAACGACGTCAACCTGGCCGCCGTCGCCGAGCAGGCGCTCGGCTCGGCCCGGGGCAGCTCCGACTTCGTGCTGCTCTGGGCCGAGGAGGGCATCGGCGCGGCCATCGTGCTCGGCGGCCGGCTGCACCGCGGCCACACCGGCGGCGCCGGCGAGGTCGGCTACATGCCGGTGCCCGGCGCGCCCCTGGTGCGCCACGTGCGCCGGGAGAACTCCGGCGGCTTCCAGCAACTCGCCGGCGCCGCCGGGGTACTGGCGCTGGCCCGGCAGCACGGGCTGTCCGCCCGCAGCGCCGAGACGGCGATCGGCCGGGCGCTGGACACCCCGGGGCCGGGCGACGCCTTCCTGGCCGAGCTGGCGCACCGGCTGGCCACCGGCCTGGCCGCGATCGTCGCGGTGATCGACCCGGAGCTGGTGGTGCTCTCCGGCGGCATCCCGAACGCCGGCGGCCGGCGGCTGCGCGACCTGGTGCAGGACGAGCTGACCGGTCTGGCGGTGCCCCGGCCCCGCCTGCTCAGCAGCACCGTGCCCGGCTCACCGGTGCTGCACGGCGCGCTCCAGCACGCCCTGGGCACCGCCCGGGAGCAGGTCTTCACCACCGACTAA